In a genomic window of Cytobacillus sp. FSL H8-0458:
- a CDS encoding glutathione peroxidase has protein sequence MTTIYDFEVKKTNGELKSLKEYEGKPLIIVNTASKCGLTPQFKGLQELYEKYKDKGLEILGFPCDQFNNQEFDNIEETTEFCQLNYGVSFPIFAKIDVNGDNADPLFAYLKEQKKGILSKNIKWNFTKFLVDRSGQVVERYAPTTEPGKIEDDLTNLL, from the coding sequence ATGACAACGATTTATGATTTTGAAGTCAAAAAGACGAATGGTGAATTGAAATCTCTGAAAGAATACGAAGGAAAGCCTCTAATTATCGTAAACACAGCAAGCAAATGCGGGTTGACGCCCCAATTTAAAGGCCTGCAGGAGCTCTATGAAAAGTATAAAGACAAGGGCCTTGAAATTCTTGGATTCCCTTGTGATCAGTTCAATAACCAGGAGTTCGATAATATTGAGGAAACCACTGAGTTTTGTCAACTCAATTATGGTGTGTCTTTCCCGATTTTCGCAAAAATCGATGTAAATGGCGACAATGCAGATCCATTGTTTGCTTACTTGAAAGAACAGAAAAAGGGCATTCTGTCCAAAAACATTAAGTGGAACTTTACCAAATTCCTCGTGGACCGCAGCGGCCAGGTGGTAGAACGCTATGCGCCAACAACAGAGCCGGGAAAAATTGAGGATGATTTGACAAATTTATTGTAA
- a CDS encoding protein adenylyltransferase SelO, translated as MTISNEIGWNFDNSYARLPQTFFSKMKPNPVQSPELVILNRELAKSLGLNMDALTSETGIEVLSGSQVSEGAEPLAQAYAGHQFGHFNMLGDGRAMLIGEQITPEDKRVDIQLKGSGRTPFSRGGDGRAALGPMLREYIISEAMHALGIPTTRSLAVVTTGEAIIRETMLPGAILTRVADSHIRVGTFQYAANWRPVEELRTLADYTIQRHYPEIKENDNPYLALLQKVIQKQAELIAKWQHIGFIHGVMNTDNMAISGETIDYGPCAFMDKYDLATVFSSIDREGRYAYGNQPYIGGWNLARFAETLLPLLHEEEEEAVKIAQGAISEYNKMYQDYWLAGMRAKLGIFNEEAEDEALFTDLLKIMQKSEADYTNTFRALTLGDFENTVLGNDQEFAGWLGQWQERLTRQKETKEEVNQLMRASNPAIIPRNHRVEEALEAAVNNGDYSVMKKLLAVLENPYAYREDQEEFCRLPEPTGAPYRTFCGT; from the coding sequence ATGACAATTAGCAATGAAATCGGATGGAATTTTGATAATAGCTATGCGCGGCTCCCGCAGACATTCTTCTCAAAAATGAAGCCCAACCCTGTACAATCTCCTGAGCTGGTGATCCTTAACAGGGAACTGGCGAAATCTTTGGGATTAAATATGGATGCATTGACAAGTGAAACAGGCATTGAGGTCCTTTCAGGCTCTCAAGTTTCAGAAGGAGCTGAACCTCTCGCTCAAGCTTATGCAGGACATCAGTTTGGACATTTTAATATGCTTGGAGATGGCCGGGCAATGCTGATTGGCGAGCAGATAACACCAGAGGATAAAAGGGTCGACATTCAGCTGAAGGGCTCCGGCAGAACGCCATTTTCGCGCGGCGGAGATGGGCGGGCGGCTCTGGGCCCTATGCTCCGGGAGTACATTATCAGTGAAGCCATGCATGCCCTTGGAATTCCCACGACCCGCAGTCTGGCGGTTGTAACAACAGGGGAAGCTATTATCCGGGAAACCATGCTCCCGGGTGCGATCCTGACAAGAGTGGCGGATAGCCACATACGGGTGGGAACTTTTCAATATGCGGCGAATTGGCGGCCGGTTGAGGAGCTTAGAACTCTGGCAGATTACACAATTCAGCGCCATTACCCGGAGATAAAGGAAAATGACAATCCTTACCTGGCTCTCTTACAGAAAGTGATCCAGAAGCAGGCTGAACTTATTGCTAAATGGCAGCATATTGGCTTCATCCATGGAGTCATGAACACCGACAACATGGCAATCAGCGGAGAAACGATTGATTATGGTCCGTGCGCCTTTATGGATAAATATGACCTGGCAACTGTCTTCAGTTCCATTGACAGGGAAGGCCGTTATGCTTATGGAAATCAGCCCTATATTGGCGGCTGGAATCTGGCGAGATTTGCGGAAACCCTTTTGCCTCTGCTGCATGAAGAGGAAGAGGAAGCTGTTAAAATAGCTCAGGGCGCCATTTCAGAATACAATAAAATGTATCAGGATTATTGGCTTGCCGGCATGAGGGCGAAGCTTGGGATCTTTAATGAAGAAGCAGAAGATGAAGCCCTTTTTACAGACCTTCTAAAGATTATGCAAAAGTCTGAAGCCGATTATACGAACACATTCCGTGCCTTAACACTGGGCGACTTTGAGAACACTGTATTAGGTAATGATCAGGAATTTGCCGGCTGGCTTGGTCAATGGCAGGAAAGGCTGACCAGGCAGAAGGAAACGAAAGAAGAAGTAAATCAGCTAATGAGGGCCAGCAACCCGGCCATTATCCCGCGAAACCACCGGGTGGAAGAAGCTCTGGAAGCAGCGGTTAACAATGGAGACTACAGCGTAATGAAAAAGCTTCTTGCAGTGCTGGAGAATCCTTATGCTTATAGGGAAGATCAGGAAGAATTCTGCAGACTTCCAGAGCCAACCGGCGCACCATATCGAACATTTTGCGGAACTTAA
- a CDS encoding ImmA/IrrE family metallo-endopeptidase, whose protein sequence is MTYIEVQQSILQWAKERSRKGESLNSIFPKLDQWLRGESKPTLKQLEKYAKATSTPLGYFFLSEPPKEVIPVPHYRTIGDEAPPGTSPELIDTLHTMQRRQQFIKEFYIENVGVEIDFIGSYRGSNPLELANLIRTKLGLQENWAASLPNWHYALRFLISKCEEHRIMVMVNGVVDNNTHRKLDVEEFRGFVLVNNMAPLVFINGADAKAAQLFTLVHELAHIWVGHSAIVEASPLDNEENEIEKLCNKAAAEFLCPRTAFINNWESHEGSNKFESLARYFKVSTLVVARRALELNLINREEFMIFYRNYRENLRDVGSSSGGNFYTTLGAKLGSLFTRIVISEVKAGNVMYRDAYRLTGLKGDTFNKFVDYNER, encoded by the coding sequence ATGACTTATATAGAGGTCCAGCAAAGTATACTGCAATGGGCAAAGGAGAGGTCAAGAAAAGGTGAATCGTTAAACTCTATTTTTCCAAAGTTAGATCAATGGTTAAGGGGAGAGTCTAAACCTACTTTAAAACAATTAGAGAAGTATGCTAAAGCTACATCTACACCACTAGGTTATTTTTTCTTGAGTGAACCCCCAAAAGAAGTTATACCAGTACCACACTACCGTACAATAGGTGATGAGGCTCCACCCGGAACAAGTCCGGAATTAATAGATACTCTACATACCATGCAACGAAGACAGCAGTTTATCAAAGAATTTTATATAGAAAATGTAGGAGTTGAAATTGATTTTATTGGTTCATACAGAGGAAGCAATCCATTAGAGTTAGCAAATTTAATAAGGACTAAATTGGGTTTACAAGAAAATTGGGCTGCTAGTTTACCTAACTGGCATTATGCCTTGCGATTTCTAATTAGTAAATGTGAAGAACACCGTATTATGGTAATGGTAAATGGAGTGGTCGATAACAATACACATCGGAAATTAGATGTTGAAGAATTTCGAGGTTTTGTGTTGGTGAATAATATGGCCCCTTTGGTTTTTATTAATGGAGCTGACGCGAAGGCAGCTCAATTATTTACTTTAGTTCATGAACTAGCTCATATATGGGTGGGACATAGCGCAATAGTTGAGGCTTCTCCTTTAGATAATGAAGAAAATGAAATTGAAAAACTATGCAATAAGGCAGCGGCAGAATTTTTATGTCCAAGGACTGCATTTATAAATAACTGGGAAAGTCATGAAGGTTCCAATAAATTTGAATCATTAGCTAGATATTTTAAAGTAAGTACATTAGTTGTGGCTCGTAGGGCCTTAGAACTCAACTTAATAAACAGGGAAGAATTTATGATTTTCTATAGAAACTATAGGGAAAATTTAAGGGATGTTGGGAGTTCTAGTGGGGGGAATTTTTATACCACCCTGGGAGCAAAACTAGGTAGTTTGTTTACCAGGATTGTTATTTCTGAAGTAAAGGCGGGGAATGTCATGTATAGAGATGCATATAGATTGACCGGATTAAAGGGTGACACTTTTAATAAATTTGTGGATTACAATGAGAGGTAG
- a CDS encoding SPL family radical SAM protein gives MIDLNIQLKEIISKSILTPAKGAIDNFTHSLNPYAGCAFGCKYCYVRELPVSIFREEEWGAWIDIKSNAAELLEKELAKAKKRGKVALFMSSSTDPYQPIEYTSKLTRSLLEVMLENQPDFLHVQTRSPLVKRDIDLFQQFRDRIRISMTIETDKEEVRKAFAPAAPPIQARMAALKDIKDAGIITQATLAPLLPCSREFPAKLKSIANRVTIDDFWMGDGSGGRRTERLGIRKIFDELGLEKWYNPSAYRVVLKMLEQEFQDAPIQLGVSKTGFSPDGK, from the coding sequence GTGATTGACTTGAACATACAGCTTAAAGAAATCATATCAAAAAGTATCTTAACACCTGCCAAAGGTGCTATAGACAATTTTACCCATTCATTGAATCCTTATGCGGGCTGTGCTTTTGGCTGTAAATATTGCTATGTAAGGGAGCTCCCTGTTTCCATTTTCCGTGAAGAGGAATGGGGTGCGTGGATTGATATAAAATCAAATGCGGCCGAACTTTTGGAGAAAGAATTGGCTAAAGCCAAAAAAAGGGGAAAAGTTGCTTTATTTATGTCCTCTTCCACAGATCCTTACCAGCCGATTGAATATACCTCAAAACTGACCAGAAGTTTATTGGAAGTGATGCTTGAAAATCAGCCAGACTTTTTACATGTACAAACCCGTTCACCATTGGTGAAGCGGGATATCGATTTATTCCAGCAATTCAGAGATAGAATCAGAATTTCTATGACAATCGAAACAGACAAAGAAGAAGTCAGAAAGGCATTTGCACCAGCGGCCCCTCCCATCCAGGCAAGAATGGCTGCGCTAAAAGACATAAAAGATGCAGGGATTATAACTCAGGCAACACTGGCCCCGTTACTTCCATGCTCGCGGGAATTTCCGGCAAAACTTAAATCTATTGCAAATCGTGTTACGATTGACGATTTTTGGATGGGGGATGGAAGCGGAGGACGAAGGACCGAGAGACTTGGAATCCGGAAGATTTTTGATGAGCTTGGTTTGGAGAAATGGTATAATCCATCCGCATATAGAGTGGTTCTTAAAATGCTGGAGCAGGAATTTCAAGATGCACCCATTCAATTAGGTGTATCCAAGACGGGGTTTAGCCCTGATGGCAAATAG
- a CDS encoding AAA family ATPase produces MDLLSSQYVRGIRLKREDIPSFHQYPFSLPSLKTLDEMAFHPKVTFLIGENGMGKSTLLEAVAVALGFNAEGGSFNFNFSTFDSHSILGEYLKVIKGVDRPSDGFFLRAESFYNVASNIEEMDREGGAPKVIDSFGGRSLHEQSHGEAFFSTFLHRFRGSGIYILDEPEAALSPLRQMSMLTRIHDLVGDHSQFIIATHSPIIMAYPDAAIYEFTDDGISEKKLEETNHYSIMKQFFDDKNRMLHHLLNE; encoded by the coding sequence ATGGATCTATTAAGTTCACAGTACGTAAGAGGCATTAGGCTTAAAAGAGAAGATATACCATCCTTCCATCAGTATCCCTTCAGCCTTCCGAGCCTGAAAACGCTGGATGAGATGGCTTTTCACCCAAAAGTCACCTTTCTGATCGGCGAGAATGGGATGGGTAAGTCGACCCTGCTGGAGGCAGTAGCGGTTGCACTGGGATTCAATGCGGAAGGCGGATCATTCAATTTTAATTTTTCTACCTTTGATTCACATTCCATACTGGGCGAATATTTAAAGGTTATAAAAGGCGTAGATAGGCCGTCTGATGGTTTTTTCTTAAGGGCAGAGAGCTTCTATAATGTTGCTTCCAATATTGAGGAAATGGACAGGGAAGGCGGCGCACCAAAAGTAATTGACTCTTTTGGGGGCCGTTCTTTACATGAGCAGTCGCATGGGGAAGCTTTTTTCTCCACCTTTCTTCATCGCTTTCGCGGCAGTGGAATCTACATTCTTGATGAGCCCGAAGCGGCACTTTCACCATTGAGGCAAATGTCCATGCTGACAAGGATTCATGATTTGGTAGGCGACCATTCACAATTTATTATCGCTACCCATTCTCCGATCATTATGGCCTATCCTGATGCAGCCATATATGAATTCACTGATGACGGCATCTCGGAAAAGAAGCTCGAAGAAACGAATCATTACAGCATTATGAAGCAATTCTTCGATGACAAGAATAGAATGCTGCATCATTTGCTGAATGAATAA
- a CDS encoding VOC family protein, translated as MAVNAYLNFDGNTREAIEFYVKAFELEIPEITTFGDAPQNPEYPLPEEAKNLVMHSSLTICGSNVMFSDTFPGMPFTVGNNINLAVVIDDVDNLRKYFNNLADGGNVTMELQETFWSRSFGQLTDKFGVNWMFSHESE; from the coding sequence ATGGCTGTTAATGCCTATTTAAATTTTGATGGAAATACACGCGAAGCTATTGAGTTTTATGTAAAGGCTTTTGAACTGGAAATACCTGAGATTACAACTTTTGGTGATGCTCCGCAGAATCCTGAATATCCTCTCCCGGAGGAAGCCAAAAATCTGGTCATGCATTCAAGCCTTACTATTTGCGGCAGTAATGTCATGTTTTCAGATACGTTTCCAGGTATGCCATTTACAGTAGGAAATAACATTAATCTCGCAGTTGTCATTGATGATGTGGATAACCTGAGAAAGTATTTTAACAATCTGGCAGATGGCGGTAATGTGACCATGGAGCTGCAGGAAACATTCTGGAGCAGGAGCTTTGGCCAGTTAACAGATAAATTCGGCGTTAACTGGATGTTCAGCCACGAAAGCGAATAA
- a CDS encoding DUF1835 domain-containing protein, translating into MLDELREAIEKLPEHGAKSYLFHILLRVHLLKNSADSQEEIMELLNDIQKNIIFYSQERKLEQEYETYHIVCGESPAGSLKVGLSKENKVIGFPDFFSNGPLWRMDEEEGRKQRLDWLKDHINIPEDYLEKEYERKIASALEEICAIPERKPIVIWTADNADEQTGLRYFLHLIRNKDNNVHVINTAQSYKELFPAKKNQVLLRHSGEAAPEKLKIILDKNMGSPLSAEERTAFVLDWQALSKTKEVLRIWEDNEIHSVPESYFDDYIIEAAKKLHKSNKGFIKSARLIGEVIGHLDEPIGDGFAEYRVRSLIYNGIFAIKGIPKSMRFYSIKLKEI; encoded by the coding sequence ATGTTGGACGAATTGCGGGAAGCAATTGAGAAACTCCCGGAGCATGGGGCGAAGAGCTATTTATTCCACATATTGCTTCGGGTTCACTTATTAAAAAACAGTGCTGATTCTCAGGAAGAGATCATGGAACTGCTCAATGATATTCAAAAAAATATAATCTTTTATTCCCAGGAGAGGAAATTGGAGCAGGAATATGAAACATACCACATTGTGTGCGGAGAATCACCGGCAGGATCTTTAAAGGTTGGGCTTAGTAAAGAAAATAAAGTCATTGGCTTTCCTGACTTCTTCAGCAATGGACCTCTCTGGAGGATGGATGAAGAGGAGGGGAGAAAACAGCGATTAGATTGGCTGAAGGATCATATTAATATACCTGAAGATTATCTGGAAAAGGAATATGAAAGAAAAATAGCCTCAGCACTTGAGGAGATTTGTGCCATTCCTGAAAGAAAACCGATCGTGATCTGGACAGCTGACAATGCAGATGAACAAACCGGTTTGCGGTATTTCCTGCACTTAATAAGAAACAAAGATAATAATGTGCATGTTATTAATACTGCTCAGTCATATAAGGAGCTTTTTCCTGCGAAAAAGAATCAAGTCCTTTTAAGGCACTCAGGTGAAGCAGCTCCGGAAAAACTGAAGATCATATTAGATAAAAACATGGGAAGCCCTTTATCTGCAGAAGAAAGAACTGCTTTTGTTTTGGATTGGCAGGCACTTTCCAAGACAAAAGAAGTATTGCGTATATGGGAAGATAACGAAATACACAGTGTGCCAGAGAGTTATTTTGATGACTATATCATCGAGGCAGCCAAAAAGCTTCATAAAAGCAACAAGGGTTTTATAAAATCAGCCAGATTAATCGGGGAAGTGATAGGGCATCTGGATGAGCCAATTGGTGATGGCTTTGCTGAGTATAGAGTAAGATCCCTGATTTATAACGGAATATTTGCGATAAAAGGGATTCCGAAAAGTATGAGGTTTTATAGCATTAAATTGAAAGAGATTTAG
- a CDS encoding tRNA dihydrouridine synthase: protein MKENFWRELPRPFFILAPMEEVTDVVFRHVVSEAARPDVFFTEFTNSDSYCHPEGVNSVRGRLTFTEDEQPIVAHIWGDKPEYFRQMSIGMAEMGFKGLDINMGCPVPNVTQNGKGSGLIRRPELAAELIQAAKAGGLPVSVKTRLGFTEVDEWKGWLKHILEQDIANLSIHLRTRDEMSKVPAHWELIPEIKELRDQVAPDTLLTINGDIPDRQKGLELAEKYGIDGVMIGRGIFHNPFAFEKEKKDHTSEELLDLLRLHMNLHDQYSHLELRPFTALHRFFKIYVKGFPGASALRNHLMNTRSTNEVRELLDAFASKNL from the coding sequence ATGAAAGAAAATTTTTGGCGTGAGTTACCGCGGCCATTTTTTATACTGGCACCCATGGAAGAGGTGACAGATGTTGTTTTCCGCCATGTGGTGAGTGAAGCGGCAAGACCCGATGTGTTTTTTACTGAGTTTACAAACTCAGATAGTTATTGTCACCCTGAGGGGGTCAATAGTGTACGAGGGCGTTTGACTTTTACAGAGGATGAACAGCCAATTGTCGCCCATATATGGGGGGATAAGCCTGAATACTTCCGTCAAATGAGTATTGGGATGGCGGAAATGGGCTTTAAGGGATTGGATATTAATATGGGCTGTCCTGTACCCAATGTGACCCAGAATGGGAAGGGAAGCGGGCTGATCCGCCGTCCCGAACTGGCAGCAGAACTAATACAGGCAGCCAAAGCAGGAGGTTTGCCGGTAAGTGTAAAGACAAGGCTTGGCTTCACGGAAGTAGACGAATGGAAGGGTTGGCTGAAACACATTTTGGAGCAGGACATTGCTAATCTTTCCATCCATCTGCGTACACGGGACGAAATGAGCAAAGTGCCTGCGCATTGGGAGCTGATCCCAGAGATTAAGGAACTTCGCGACCAGGTGGCACCGGATACCCTTTTGACAATCAATGGAGATATTCCTGATCGTCAAAAAGGCTTAGAGCTTGCCGAGAAATACGGGATTGATGGAGTCATGATCGGGCGCGGCATATTCCATAATCCATTTGCCTTTGAAAAGGAGAAGAAGGATCATACTAGTGAGGAATTGCTGGACCTCTTAAGATTGCATATGAATCTCCATGATCAATATTCACATTTAGAGCTGCGGCCGTTCACGGCTCTTCACCGCTTCTTCAAGATCTATGTCAAAGGATTTCCAGGGGCAAGTGCACTAAGAAACCATTTGATGAACACAAGGTCAACAAATGAAGTGCGTGAATTGCTAGATGCCTTTGCGTCAAAGAATCTTTAA
- a CDS encoding VOC family protein — protein MLNQLCVITIKVTDLKSAVNFYTEVLDFKVSKHYGDKIVSLVHNDVPVVLEESADEKTGSNVLPGILSKNIESDFSKMREAGVKMLFENPQPCPPGRYFIIEDPSGNQIEIVEFSN, from the coding sequence GTGTTAAATCAATTATGTGTTATTACGATCAAAGTAACGGATTTGAAAAGTGCGGTGAATTTTTATACTGAGGTTTTAGACTTCAAAGTATCGAAACATTATGGAGATAAAATTGTCAGTCTTGTACATAATGATGTGCCGGTTGTTCTGGAAGAAAGCGCAGATGAAAAAACGGGTTCAAACGTATTGCCTGGAATCCTCTCAAAGAATATCGAAAGTGATTTTAGCAAAATGAGAGAAGCTGGTGTGAAAATGCTTTTTGAAAATCCTCAGCCATGTCCTCCTGGCCGTTACTTCATTATTGAGGATCCTTCAGGAAATCAAATTGAAATAGTTGAGTTCTCTAATTGA
- a CDS encoding C45 family peptidase produces MKKIYSDIIQFRGTHFDFGFMQGERIKDSLSVKNREDQWKVRKPRFSINEAEVKREITRFAPGIWDELLGIQEALRWPMKRVLQEFGGYRLDYVRSGCSILTGADYLVRNYDYHPKTYEGRYTFYQPTDQGYAIMGPSQRVTGRMDGMNEKGLVIGYNFMNRKKPADGFICCMIGRLILEACANVKEAVEMLKEIPHRHSFTYVVYDTSGETYAVETSPRGVEVRQTTACTNHFEIMKEENRNHLADSLRRLDVMKSRQDGRLDAHDAFRLLNDSDKGVYSDLYGSWAGTIHTSAYLPGEMKAWFALGGDREPVVFDFRRWLEGRDIEMNRITGEVDTDIPFLHMDEHANWFRK; encoded by the coding sequence TTGAAAAAGATTTACAGTGATATTATTCAATTCCGCGGCACTCACTTTGATTTTGGCTTTATGCAGGGAGAGCGAATCAAGGATTCTCTTTCTGTGAAAAATCGGGAGGATCAATGGAAGGTAAGAAAGCCGCGTTTTTCAATAAATGAAGCAGAAGTGAAAAGAGAGATCACGAGGTTTGCGCCAGGAATCTGGGATGAGCTGCTTGGGATACAGGAAGCATTGCGATGGCCGATGAAGCGGGTGTTACAGGAATTTGGCGGGTATCGCCTTGATTATGTCCGCTCAGGCTGTTCCATCCTGACAGGGGCTGATTACCTGGTCCGCAATTATGATTACCATCCGAAAACCTATGAGGGGCGCTATACTTTTTATCAGCCAACAGACCAGGGTTATGCGATCATGGGTCCCAGCCAGAGGGTGACTGGCCGGATGGATGGCATGAATGAAAAAGGACTTGTCATCGGCTATAATTTCATGAACCGTAAAAAGCCTGCTGATGGCTTTATCTGCTGCATGATCGGCCGCCTGATTTTGGAGGCATGCGCAAATGTCAAAGAAGCGGTTGAGATGCTGAAGGAAATTCCCCATCGCCATTCCTTTACTTATGTGGTGTATGACACAAGCGGAGAGACATATGCAGTGGAAACATCTCCGAGAGGTGTAGAGGTCCGCCAGACAACTGCCTGTACAAACCATTTTGAAATCATGAAGGAGGAAAACCGCAACCATCTGGCTGACAGCTTGCGCAGGCTGGATGTTATGAAAAGCCGTCAGGATGGGCGCCTGGATGCACATGATGCATTCCGCCTTCTGAATGATAGCGATAAAGGTGTCTATTCAGATCTTTATGGAAGCTGGGCAGGGACCATTCATACATCAGCCTATCTTCCGGGGGAGATGAAAGCCTGGTTTGCGCTTGGCGGCGACAGAGAGCCTGTTGTTTTTGACTTCAGAAGATGGCTCGAAGGCCGGGATATTGAAATGAATAGAATCACTGGTGAAGTTGATACGGACATTCCTTTTTTGCATATGGATGAGCATGCGAATTGGTTCAGGAAATGA
- a CDS encoding DUF1540 domain-containing protein, with translation MEVEVLCNVENCKYWAEGDKCVADSIYVIGQNGREADEIEETACKTFEQDA, from the coding sequence ATGGAAGTAGAAGTTTTGTGTAACGTGGAAAACTGTAAGTACTGGGCTGAAGGTGATAAATGTGTAGCTGACTCTATTTATGTGATTGGCCAGAATGGCCGGGAAGCGGATGAAATAGAGGAAACAGCCTGTAAAACGTTTGAGCAAGATGCATAA
- a CDS encoding DUF5634 family protein: protein MEFLPREQVLNSLQEPFQSYLDKYGIDDIGIFEEEGQDQHCYMGYTVKKAGKTYHVHSPFLKDGNGGLSPERNEWTIESDEPDGADRSGFTSIEQALQEL from the coding sequence ATGGAGTTTTTACCAAGAGAGCAAGTTTTAAATTCACTGCAGGAGCCATTTCAGTCTTATTTAGACAAATATGGAATCGACGATATTGGCATTTTCGAGGAAGAAGGACAGGACCAGCACTGCTATATGGGATACACGGTGAAAAAAGCAGGGAAAACGTATCATGTGCATAGCCCATTCCTTAAAGATGGGAATGGAGGATTATCACCTGAAAGAAATGAGTGGACCATTGAATCAGATGAGCCCGATGGTGCTGATAGAAGCGGATTTACCAGTATAGAACAAGCACTTCAGGAATTATAA
- a CDS encoding DUF4411 family protein, which produces MFILDANVFISAHRSYYSFDFAPSFWEALEKSAQQSAICSIDKIHDELTCAAEPDELHNWSGNEFREYFEKTDSHDVISAYAELQQWANSSEHFLPEAKSEFASNADAWLIAYAKSRGGTLVTHEAYNREKRNRILIPVACEAFEVPYVNTFEMLRQLGIKL; this is translated from the coding sequence ATGTTTATATTAGATGCTAACGTGTTTATATCCGCCCATAGAAGCTATTATTCTTTTGATTTTGCTCCAAGTTTTTGGGAGGCTTTAGAAAAGTCAGCCCAACAATCTGCGATTTGTAGTATTGATAAGATTCATGATGAACTTACATGTGCAGCTGAACCTGATGAGTTACATAATTGGTCCGGAAATGAATTTCGTGAGTACTTTGAAAAAACAGATAGCCACGATGTCATTAGTGCTTATGCAGAGCTGCAACAATGGGCTAATTCTAGTGAGCACTTTTTACCAGAAGCAAAAAGTGAATTCGCTTCAAATGCAGATGCATGGTTAATCGCATATGCGAAATCGAGAGGAGGAACTTTAGTTACTCACGAGGCATATAATCGAGAAAAAAGAAATCGGATACTTATACCAGTTGCTTGTGAGGCATTTGAAGTTCCTTATGTAAATACCTTTGAAATGTTAAGACAGTTGGGGATAAAACTTTAA
- a CDS encoding MarR family winged helix-turn-helix transcriptional regulator, with product MKDFFTLDKQLCFAVYETAGEFTKLYTSALQPFGLTYPQYLVLLALWEKDGMTAKELGVRLNLGTGTLTPMISRMISNGWLRKERSKADERKVYIFLEEKAHNEKQDITKSVGEAIQTCSIELEEYEELMKLLGNLKVKLRSRVSR from the coding sequence GTGAAAGATTTTTTTACACTGGATAAACAGCTATGTTTTGCTGTTTATGAAACAGCAGGCGAATTTACCAAACTCTATACAAGTGCCCTTCAGCCATTCGGCTTAACCTATCCGCAGTATCTGGTTCTACTGGCCCTTTGGGAAAAGGATGGCATGACAGCCAAAGAGCTTGGAGTAAGACTTAACCTTGGCACCGGGACACTTACCCCGATGATCTCAAGGATGATTTCTAACGGATGGCTTCGAAAAGAACGCTCCAAAGCGGATGAACGCAAAGTGTATATCTTCCTTGAGGAAAAAGCACACAATGAAAAACAGGATATCACCAAAAGTGTTGGAGAGGCCATTCAGACGTGCAGCATTGAACTCGAAGAATATGAAGAACTTATGAAGCTTCTCGGAAACCTTAAAGTTAAGTTAAGGAGCAGAGTATCTCGCTGA